The genomic stretch GTATTAATAACTTGATTACAAAAGTTGGTAATTAAACTTGATTAAAACTTGGTAAAAACTAGATAATGGCTTGGTAATAATCGCCTAATACaaaggagtatttatactaagtacaagtattggggtaactaagggcttaaatgatgattaagtccccAAAATAAAGATTAACGACTTGCAAGTCGTCTATGGAGACACCCAGATTGCCATTGTTGGACGCTCATGTTCTAAGGAAAAGCGTCCGCCCTGCTCAAGGGACGCTATGGCTGAGTCTTGGGACGACCGTCCTCTGCACTAGGACGCTCGGGCCGTGCTTGGGAGCCCCGTCCCTGGGGTCATCTTGGCTTCTTCTTCATTTGGCTGCCTCGTGATCCGTAGGGATCATTGAGGAGCCGTGGAGGTCCTTCATCAATGCCTAAGTACTTGTGTTATTGACCTAGGCCTTTAgaattggtctcctctttgttgcttggtcgttatatgCGATCCATTTGGCTCCGTTTTGCTCCATATAAGCAAGGTTAGcattcctttcctaccaaggacacaaaaactcatagaatatgcaaactaggaaactaaagataagaaacactactacaaaaaatgTCAAAGAAACCATTGGAATATAGCAAAAGAGACCATTAGAGAGATGGTCTCAAGGTCAAAGGTCTCTTAGGTTAAGAGACCATTCAAAAAAAATGATGTCTTTGTTTCAAGGTTAGAAACCAATGTTAAGAGTTAGATGATTTCTTTGGCAGCAGGAGAAATAATCACCAAAGCATGAAAAATGGTTTCTTATCTAAATTTTAAACACCTTGTTATGAAGATAGATGGTTTCTTATCTTACTACTAGATACCTTGTTAAACAGATACATGGTTTCTTATCTAAGTGCTAGACACCTTGTTATAGAGATATATGGTTTCTTATCCTACATTAATAATCATctaattatttatatattatacgCCTTATTATACAATTAATCTCATTTTTTTTCCAAGGTCATCATACACAGTACGCAAAAGTAGAAATCAAATGATTTTCAAAAATCATCATATTATATATATTGATGCAAAAATATTTTCAAATTTACAACTTGAAGCCAAATATATTTTGTGTCACTAATTGTTTAACACCCAAAAATTAGCATATTTGCCAAAAAATTACCAAATAATGTAGCTAGCTCATTAACTAACTTCTAAACCATCCTCCTCGTCCTTTACTTCTTTGTGCTTGAGAATAAATGTGGTCCACATATCTCTAACCTCATCAATCATTTGTTGCTCATACGTCTTCGGAACATCCTTAAAATACTACAAAAAAAGCATTAGGAAAACAATTAGTACAATTGGTTACATGTGCAGTTTGGCAACAAACCACGCCAAAGCAATTAAGACGTAGTTCAACATTCTAATATCGCAACAGACAAGAAAATAATGTGGTTCATATAAGCCAAAGCACTTAGAGGTTATCCAACACAGCTTCAACACTACTAACTTGACCTAGCCTAGGCTATGACTATGTAGGCTGAACATCATCCTTAGATCCCTCGACCCCCTAGTTCTACTGTTAACAACTTTCATCCAAGAATCAATATACCAATAACATCAAAAACTCATCAACACAAAGCTCACAATACAAATTCATCTTGTAGCTATAACGACAAACATAAAATCTACAATCTAGCGAGTCATACCTGATCAGGAATCACTTGGTGTCTATTTGCAATTGCTTCGAGCATATAACGACAAACATAAAATCCACAATCTAGCGAGTCAACTGGTTGTCGAGGGTACTGATACAGAAAATCAGAATTCCAATGAACTTTAAATTTGATAAAAgtaatgaaaaatcgtccaatTTATTATGTATATGCATCAAAAAATAAAATGCACTTataaagaatatacataaatTGCTTAACGAACATACCAATGGTTTCCTCCACTTAATAAGTGGTTTCCTTTTCAGTTTCTTGATGTCCTTCTGATGTTCCAGACTAAACTTTATGATTCCTCTAAATAATTGTAACAAAATTAGATATCTAAAGTAGTGTACGATAACATTAAAGAggtgatttttttttattgttacaTACTCATTGATAATCTCTTCAGCGAATTGAGAGATCTCATTTTCAGAACCCGAAGGGTTAAGCCACCAAACTATTCCATTCCATGGACTAATAACAGCTAGCATCCAATGACGACTGTATACAAAAGAGTAGTGAAGTAAATGTAGAACAATCAAACACATCATAAAAAGTTGTTACTAAATCAGTAAAGCACTAAATGTTTACTTACTTTTCATGAAAAGGAGCAAAGAACGTTTGATTAATATTCAAACCTTCATTCTAACCAAAGACACGAGCTAAGTAGTCGATGCGCTCCCCCTTTTCCAACAGTGATAAGGGTGATAGATAGTTGACGTCACAAAATCCATACATTCCGGAAACACTCTCTTTATGGCATTTTTCACTTAAGTACCTTGTACGTATAAAAGAAAAAATCGACTAAACATAATTAGCAATAAAATACACACAATATATACTGTCCTAAACTGAGTAGCGAGGCACTTACTTCATAAAAATGGATATGTTATTTGCTCCAATCTCTCTCTGAAAACACCAATCAAACATATCTTAATAGTTAAGTTCAACATCAATGGAAAAATAACAGACACTTGTAGGGATTGGAACTATGATTTTTTCGTCATTCTTTTTCATAACCATAGCTTCATTCTTTAAAACACGCAATAAATCAGTGGTTAACTTAGCTCGATCCTTATCAGTTATAATGTACTTTCGAGAGCATGATCCTTGAGATGAACACGATCGTGGGGATGTGGTGGTAAACTGATTTTTTGGTTGGAGATTAGCTTTAGTAGTTTCATCATCATCCTGCattctaaaaaaattaaattaaatgacgTGGCAACTTGTTTCAGAATATGTAAAGCAGTACTTAGTTATGCTAATATGAATTTACCATGTTTCTTGGAAAAATCAAATGACTTGGCCACTTGACAAAGCTATGTATGGCTTGAACAACTACGGTAAATTCCTCGGTAGGACATGGCAAAGGTGCACAAGGCACAATAGCTTCTATAATACTCACTCGACGGAAACCAGCTGATAGACTATGACAATGAACTGTCACTTTCTCAGCAGACTCTATGAATACCGTTCCGTTAGCAACAATTTGGTGCCCTCGGTGGCCTTCAATCGCTAAGCAACAATCATTCTCTCcctaataatatatataaaacaAGGTTATTCTATTGCTAACACctttaatcaaataataaaaaaaatgtttaCTACCTCCAGAAATATAGAACGATTACGGCTAGATTGAAGCGGAAAGTTATTGTGTGGATTATGTTGCAACTCAGGCCCGTTTTCAGGCCAAGGAACACGATAAGGTTCAGTCTCCACACGATAAGGTTCAGTCTCCTCCACTAGAAGCCTTTCTTGATGATTAGGACGGGAGACTCTGTCATATTTGCACCCTTGGCGAAGTCCAAAACTAGCAGTCAACAATTGGGTGAATGAAACCCCTTCGTCTAACACAGAAGCGTCTATCTGGCCATTAACACCAGTAGTTTGGACATCAAAACCATTAGCTTGGTTACCAACATGGCCTATGAAAGGATTAGATCGAGTGCCAGTTAATCCTGGCTGACAGAAAAAACCAAACTGACAAGAAGCGTCAAACTGGCCATTAGCACCAGTAGTTTGGACATCAAAACCCGTAGCTTGGTTAGGAACATGTCTTATGAAAGGAATAGATCGAGTGTCGTTTAACCCTGGCTGACCAAAAGAACCAAACTAACCAGAAGCGTCTAACTGGCCATTAGCACCAGTAGTAATGGCTAGAAATCGTCTCAATTGTTCTTCGTTTAAGTTTGACAAAACAAAAGAGGCCAAAAGATTGTGTTGGTTTTTCACAGCTACCAATTCCGACATCAAATTATTAATTTGAGTGTGCAAATGGCTAGGTGGGATCGGTTTGTTATAGCCAAAATACTCTTTGTTTGTGATCCCAGATCCTACAGCGACAACTTGACCTCCTCGTTCGGGCTTCTTTAATGCTCTAGATAAAATATCATCTCGGCCACTGGATCCTATTCCTCCATCTTGGGATTGTGACATCAATGTTCTCTGACACAAACAATAGATAATTCAAGCAATTTAGTAGTAAACTATAAGATACGAGTTTTGGCGATATGAAATAATGCACAAATAATTCTTACAATTTCTTCACCAACTTCCAGATCTGTTGGATTGTTAAAGATTATAtgaccatcatcattaacatcagAATGAGCTTTAATCCACACTAAATGTCGAGGAACTTCCGTGAAATGGATTTTTTTTTCAGGAGCTCTTGTTCCTAAAATTAAACAGCGGCTTGTCAAACATAAGATTAGCATAAAAGTAGGTATCGTAATCGTTCTACACTCACCACCATGAACTGATACGCAACAATGATCTTAAAAGATTATACAGTGTAAAAATAAGGAAAACCAAAACACGTTCTAACAACAAAACCACGAAGTTAGCTTTATGAAAACTTACAACTTGTTCCTCAAAATACTGGTACCCACGTCTTCCTCCTCGATAGCTTGAATTCTTTAATTGTGATTTTTCCCGAAACTTGGCACTTATTGCCTTTGCATAACATAATGAAACAAAGTTAGAGAAAGAGAAGTTGTATGTTCATTAAATACGAAATCTATAATAGCAAAGCTTATATAATAAAATTACTCTAAACTCGGGAGTAGTATAAGTGGCAGTGAATTTGTCGCAAACAGGTTGATGTATCCGACGGTATTTCCATGTCCTCTTTTTTCTAATCTCTCCATCAGATTTGTATAACCAGTACTTTCTTAATCTAGTCTTGAAAGCATTCCATATTTTACTGGCTCGTGTTAGGATCCACTTTCTACGATCTTCTCGTACTATGAACCCCTTCTGCACATTATTTTTATGGTAATTAAAATAAGTTTTTAACAAATAACTTTCTTAATATAAGCAGTTTTGTGATGAATTCTTTCTTACCGTGATGAACTCATAAACCTCATCTAACTTAGCTTGTGGAACGTCCGGCCACTTTCTGTAGTTGATGGATACTCGTTCACGAGCAACAACGCCGATGTATGTGGAAAATGAGGTTTTGTAGTCCCCAAATGGCACTTTTCTGCTATTCCACTGCAAGGGAATTTTAGTATTACTATCAATCGCCTTCCCAACTAATGCCAACACAGTACAACCCCTCTCATATTCACGATTTTCGTTCTCAGCATCAGATTCAGGGTCTGATTCTGAATCATTTCGGCGTTGATGAGCTTGTTTGTTCTTTTTTGCCATAAACCTGTGCATAAAATTTATAAACTACTCAGAACCAATTCATATCATACAAACATAAATGAACTTCGTACTCATTTTACGAATTGATACCATTTTGAAATTATGGAGTGAACTATTTCTTCTCCTTATGGATGTGACCTAGACCTTTACTGGTGTTTAACACTCGAAAACACAGAAGGTCACACTACTACTTTACAATTAATTATCAACTTCTATTACATAGTGGCGTCATTTTTTATTAATCAACTCATAGTCAAATactaaataaattgcataaagttCAACATCATTAGGAGGTAATTAATTACACCACTTGGAAACTAAACATCATAAGCAAGCCAAATACTAAACGAATTGATAGCATTTCTAGTCTTATTACTAGCAGGCCATTTAGACAATCTCACAATTAATGACTTTATTTTTCATTTCTATTCCTTTGAATCTCAATTCCCCATCGTTCAATCGAATATGTTCAACATCATTTCCTTCCTTAAATGCCCATATAAACCCTTTTTGTTTACCTTTCTTAGATCGACCCATCAAAAAACTATTTCCCAAAGTCGGGAATTTCCAATGTAATTCTGGTTTTACAGACATTTCAATATCTCAGTAGTAATTTATTGTTGTTAAAGTCGCCATTTTTAATGTAAAGATTGGATCTTTGTGGTTTCTATCTTTGAAAACAAGCATAATTGCATCCCATCAATTAATAAGGAAAACAAAGCTTATTTATACAAATAAAATGAAGAAAGGGGACTCACCTGACAGAAAATCGCGACGGCTGATGAGTAGGTTGGCGATGGCAAAAATGTCCGAGGATTTGGAGAGTATAGAGTAGAAGTTGAGTAGTGATTAGGTTTTCTAGGGTTCAAGGGAGAGTTGGGTGatgaattttttttcttttatgtttcttatGACTAATTGACTATCTACTCCTTTTTCTACTTTAATATTTTTTCAAAAAAGTCACAAAAATTACTTTGTACGGAGTAGTAGTAATGGCGCCATTTTATATGTACCAAAATATGTAATTGCGCCAATTTTTTCACATAAGAAATCAGCTTTTTTATGATGGTTTCTTTGTTATGTATATTGAGTGGGCCACACACAACTTAAGAAACCATTTTTCTTTATGGATTGGGTTTTTTGAGATAAGACACCATTTAAACACTTATATGGTTATTTATTGATGATTTCTTATCTACATTTTGTAGTAGTGAAACGACCCTACTGCATGCAAGAAAGCATATGAACGAGGCTAgctaggggactaaatgtgtgcaaatatgagtcacataacCTATATACTAAGTTTCCTAAGAGAGTGACGCATGTACAGTAATTTAATGAATTACTAGAAAAGAGATACATTATACCTAGTACATCACCTTGGGGAACACCAATATTATATGCCAAACAGAATGATGGAAGCTTGAGGTTATTGTACGTAACTATAGAGTACTTAATAAGGCCATTATAAAAAATAAATATCCTCTACCACATATTTGCAGATGAGTTTTTCAATTACTAACGAGGTTGTGTTGTATTCTCAACGACTGGTCTTCGTTCGGAATATTATCAGTTGCGAATAAAACTAGTGGATACTCCAAAAATAACTTTTAAATTTCGTTATGGACACTACGAGTTCATGGCTATGACTTTTAGATTCGTTGTGCTCTTTGTGTTTTCATAAACCTTATGAACAGAGTATTCATACCGTATTTGGATAAGTTTATTACCATTTTTATGAAAAACTAGAGTAGGAGCTCAGGCTGATAGCTAAGCCTTAGCCCTGACCCTATCACAACCAGGTCAAGGTCCATAACAAGGATAACAAGCCAAAATAGCCCACTCCCAACTAACCAGGCAACAAGCTCAGTCTGGACAAGATCCAAGTCATTGCTTCAGGAATTTCAGGATGGTTTAGTCCTCTGTCGAAGCTCAGCTTAAGTTCAGTCCAGCAACAACAGCATGTACATAATCAGGCCCATCTCCAAAAGACCTTAATCATCTTATTATCAAGTTAATTCCGGGATTTTATTTACCAGCTCAGGAATCAATGGAAACAGACAAGGCAGTGAAGCATTATTCTCAGGCTAACATGTGAACCGAGCAGCTGTAGAAGGCTTGGCTTTCTCTTGATCCAAAATATAGGTGATAAGTGAGGAATTACTTATGTAAGGGTCAACAGACAAAGGCTCACATACAATTCAAAGCTTTTAATGGTCCTGCACAAGCAAACACGTAGCTTAAATAGTAAGGGTTtagttaaaaaaaacaaaaaatccttttttttctctctcttaatTGAGAGTCCTTCTCTCGTCAAGCACCCACCTTTTTCTTTAACCTTATCCTTATCTTTACCCACATCATTCCAAAAAAACCCCACAAAAAATCCCCAAATTGTTCTTTTCACTGCTCATCCGTTTTTCCTAGTGCTGACACCTCCTGCTGCCGCTTACGTCTTTTCTGCCGCTTCATCTCCTCCGTTTATTCTCTACTCAGGTTTCTGCTCCTACCCTGTCCGTTTATTCAAGAGGTAAATCTCACATATACCTCTTAACCCTTCAGATACCTATTGCCCTTTGTTTATTTGCTGTTTCTACATCCTTGTTTTTTGGTTTCTTCCCCTTTCCCCCTGTCTTTTCTTACCATGTCTCACTTACCTTTCCAAGCTGGACCTTTGATTTCTATCCCCACAAATTTTAGAGTCAACCTTATATTAATTTTAATCAATCCCTAGCTGGCCTTTTCGTTGACCAAAGGAAATTTGATGTCGCTCGTGTCTAGCATAATATTAATCTGTTTTGGACCACTCGTGGTGTCGTTACTCTGTATTTTATGAAGCCCTACTTCGTCTTCGAGTTTTCTCATCCTGCAGACTACAACTTTTTTCTTAACCTTCGCTTTATTAATGTTGAGCAAAGTATTCTGGTTTTCCGCAAGATCGCTTGGGATTCTGTTCTTGATAATATGAATTTTACTACCGTACCAATGTGGGTGCGTGTTTACGGTCTTCCTGTCCAGTTTCTTCATCCGTCTGTTGCCAGCCACCTTCTTCATCATATGGGTGACGTTTTGGAAGAAGAGGACATAGGCCCAGGACTCCCTCCCCGTCCCTATGTTCGAGTTCGAATATGGGTGGTCCTTTCTCAACCTCTTATACCTGGTTGCTTTATTCCGCTTTCTGCTGACCGTGTCCACTGGGTTTCTTTTGGGTATGAAGGTGTTTTTCGCTTCTGCCGTAGATGTGGTTGTGTGGGTCATAAAAACTCTTTATGTACTCTTTCTATTGCTCGTGCTACTGCGAAAATTGATCGCCGACTTCAGGACCTTCATCTTTCTGGTTTACAAGTGATTTATGGTCCGGGTACTACTTCTTTGTATTATAAGCTTATTAGGGGTCTCCCTTCCACCTTCTCCAATATTAATTCTCATGTTAACTCGACTCCAGAGCAAGCGGTTGATCATGgtgattcttcttcatcatcgtctTCAATTTTGGGCTTCTACTCTACTTCTTCTGCTGACTCTGGAAATACCCATCCCCCTTCACCTCCGGGGTTTGGTGCTAATCTTGCGGGTGAAGTGGAGCACACTGCTTATGTTGACCCGCGTCATGATGCGCAAGACACTCGTAATCCTAATCTTGTTAAGATGCATGATCAACCTGCTCCACCTTCTCCCCCTGTTAATATTCCAAACGGTGACATACCTTCTTCAGGGTTTCGTCTCCGTGCTCCTGACCCAGCTGAAGACACCAGCCTGGGTTTTTTAAGCTTCACAGAAACCCCCTTAGTGCAACCTTTTACTGGGGTTCATACGACTACTGTTGCTCCGTTGGTTAACCCAAGGCAGGTGATTTTTCAACCCTCTTTTTCTTTGGACTGCGTTAATATTGCTCTTTCTAGCAATTCTTCTACTATGCATCTTCCCCTGTCACATAATACTTCTGTTTATCTTCCGGATGACGGTTTCTATGAGAACGAGTCCCCCTCTACTCTGTCTACTTCTCCATCTTCTCCGGCTGATAATGGGGTTATGCTTGAAAATTCTGGTTCTCTGTTCTCCTCTATGTCTCCTACTTCTGCTGTTGGTTTTTCAGATTTTTTGAATAATATCTCCGACCTCAGCTCTTGTGTGCCGTCTTcccgctcttcttcttcctctgagGATCCCTGTATTTCTTCTCCCAGAGCTGCTCGTAAACGCAAACTATCCTTTTTTTTCTGAAGCAGAGTCATCCAGGGGCTTTATTTCTTCTTTTCCTAACAAAAGACTTAAGATTTGTTATACCTCTGCAGATCATTGGCGCGTTTCCAGTCTCTTTTCTCCGGTCAATGTCGCTGATCTTTCACAAAATTAGGTTGTGGCAGGCTTGCCTTTGCCACCACTAGATCAATGAAGATGTTCTCTTGGAATTGTACGAGCTTTGGGGGTGCGGACGCCCCTATTATTCCGTACATACATTGGTCCGTACATTACTATGATATTTTCATAGTTTTTCTTCAAGAGACTATGTGCTCCTTAGCGGATAGTGTCTCAAAAACTAGTTCCTTGAACCTGCCCAATTTTTGTGGTACAGATTCGGTTGGTTTAAGCGGTGGCTTAATTTTGTTATGAGATGATAGATCGATGTTCGCTTTATTGTAGTAGATCATAATTTCATACTatgtaaaattacaaattatagttTGAAGTATGTATGGTTTGCTCTGTTTGTTTATGGTCAGTCTTGTAATAAGTTCAAAGCTAGTTTTTGGCATGAAATGAAGCAGCTGTGTTCGGTGTATTCTCCGCTTTGTATGGTTGGTGATTTTAAAAAACTTGAATTTAATTCTGATAAAATCGGAGGATCTTCTAATATTACGGGCTGGAAAGCCTTCTACGACTGGAGAATTAATGCCTCTCTCTGTGAGCTTCCATATTTTGGTCCTCAGTTTACTTGGACTAATAAAAGAGATACTTCTGACCTTATTTTTGAACGTCTAGACCGTGGTTATGCTTCGCAAGACTGGCTTATTACTTTTCCGGAAGCCCATATTCAAAATCTTAACATCTTTCTTTCGGATCATGCCCTTATTGTGCTTGATTTAACTGCCCAGATCAAGAAACCAAAACGTCCTTACCGGGTGGATAATTGGTGTCTTGATCACTCGGAGATTCAAGCACTTGTTCTGTCTATTTGGCATAACTTTTCTTCTGGTTCTGTTATGTCTTCTGTCCTCAAGAAACTTGCCCAAATCCGTACTGGGATTCTAAATTGGGTGCTCCAAAATCGCCATCATTACATGATGGATTGGAGTTCTTTTTCACAGGAATTATCAATCTCGGCTTCTCTTCTTCATGACTGCTCATCTGGTTCTGATTACCTTCGCACTCTCTCCGACACTGAGCATAATGTTCGCCTTCAGCATTCCTTCTGGAATCAGAGAGCTAAATCTGATTTTCATTTCAACGATGGTCTACCAACTGGATTTTTTTTGTTAGAGCCAAATCAAAGCAAAAGCGACTTAGAATTATTTCGTTGAAAGACGACAAGGGTTCCTGGATTTCTTCTGAGCCTAATCTCTCTCATTTGATTTTGGCTCATTTTAAGACCTTATTTACATCGTCACATCAATCAACTTCCTTCTCTGAACTTGATGACTTATCCTTTCCTCAGCTAGATGCTGTGCAGCGATCATACCTGTCTCAGCCTTTTACTGCCACTGAGGTAAAGAAGGCTTTCCTTGATATGAAGCCCAACAAATCACCAGGCCCTGACGGCTTCCCACCTCGTTTTTATCAACTGTTCTGGAATACCATTGGGGACGATATTACCTCAGCTGTCCTTGGGTTTTTAAATAAGGGGCTTTTTATTCAGGCTTGGAATAATACTCATATTGTTCTCATTCCGAAGGTTGACAATCCCGAAATTATATCTCAGTTTCGTCCTATCAGTCTCTGTAATGTCATTTATCGTGCAACCTCTAAATGTATTGTTGTCAGGCTTCGAAAGGTAACTGGCATTCTTTTTAGTCAAAATTAGAATGCGTTCATTCCTGGACGTCTCATCAGTGATAGTGGAtttcttgtgcatgaacttcTTACTTACATTAACCAACGCAAGAGAGGTTCTCGTTGTTTTGGAGCGATCAAACTGGATATGAATAAAGCTTTCGACAGAGTATCCTGGCCGTTTCTGTTCCGTGTCCTCAAACTCTATGGTTTTCCAAGGGAGTTCAGACGACTTATTAAATCTTGTGTCAAAACGGTCTCACTGCAGGTGCTTATTAATGGAACTCCCTCCAGTAAATTTTTTCCTCAATGTGGCTTGCGTCAAGGTGACCCCATTTCACCTTACCTTTTTATCCTTTGTGTGTTAATCCTTTCTCTAATGATTATGAAAGCGGAATCGCAGCGGAGTATTGAAGGTATTAAACTCTCCAGAAACAGCCCTGCTATTTCGCATTTGCTATATGCTGATGATTCCCTTTTATGCCTCCGCTTGACTCCGTCTAATTGTGAGTCCGTACGAAGTATTTTGGATTCTTTCTCTACACTATCAGGCCAAATGATCAATCACCAAAAATCGTATATCAAGTTTAGTCCAAATTCACCAGATGATTTCAAGGAGTATATCACAAATATTTTGAAAGTCCAATCAAAACAAAACTTCGGTCTTTATCTTGGTGTCCCTATTGATCTTGGCAGGAGGAAAACGTGGGTATTTCAGTTTTTGTTAGACAAAGTCTCAAGCAAAATACTCTCTTGGGCCCGGCTAACTTTTCCCAAATGTCTAAGATTTTGCTTATAAATTCTATTCTGATGGCATCGATTGCTCATGTAGCCTCTATTCTTCCGATACCTCTCCAAATCACCACAAAGATTAACTATCTTATTGATCTTTTCTGGTGGAAAAAATCTAAATCCAAACGCGCTCAGCATTGGTTGCCTCCGGAAATCTTGCAGATGCCTAAGTTGGAAGGTGGCCTTGCCATTAGAAATGCTACTATTATAAGCCAAAGAATGTTATCCAAGACTTTTTGGTGCTGCCATCATCAGCCTCGCTCCCTTATTTCTAGGATCCTTCGTACAAAATATCAGAAAGATTTCCCGGTTCCACAAAAGATTTCACAATATTCGGCTGCATCTTTTGCATGGAAAGGAGTTGCAAAAAATACAAATCTACTTCGGGCCGGAATCGCTTGGAAATTTGGTAATGGGAAATTTATTAATATCAGCAACGATGCTTGGATTCTGGGAGATACACCTCATGTTAAAGATTATTTCCATTCTCATGATATCCGTTTCTTCGACCTTCTGCTGGACTCATCACACTGGAACAAGCAGAATGTCTTTAAATATTTTAACTCTCTTTCGGCAAGAAAAATTTGTGCTTTAGAGCTTCCCCTGGAACCTATGGATGATTATATTTACTGGAAATTCACTGAAGACGGAAAGTATTCCTCTTCTTCAGGTTACTCCTTTCCTTTACAAAAGAGTTTATTCTCTGTTCCTTCACTTTGCTCGCACGTCCATCGAGAATTCCATTGGCCTTTAATATGGCACCTTCCTTGTCAACCACATATCAAACTCTTTCTTTGGAAAGTTGTTCATGGTATCCTGCCTACTGCCGACGTTTTAATTCGAAGAGGACTGCCGGTTCATCCCATTTGCTCTTTATGTCATAAGGACTGTGAAACTTTAAACCATCTTTTTCGAGATTGTGACATTGTCAAAAGCGTGTGGGCTGCCAGTATTCTTGGCATACGATCTGAGGTAAATCCACACATCTCCTTCGGCTCTTGGTTTCTTAGATTTTTGCGAAACTTGTCTCGTTTTGCAGCTGATAACAACTGGCATCTTCTGCAATTTCCTCTTACCCTATATGCAATCTGGAAGCATAGAAATAATGCGATTTTTAGGGAAAAATCGGTTTGCCCTGATGAGATTATCTATGAGATTGCTCTTCTATCCAAACAACAGCAAGCCTTTATTTCCAACTCTAAAGTT from Silene latifolia isolate original U9 population chromosome 5, ASM4854445v1, whole genome shotgun sequence encodes the following:
- the LOC141656159 gene encoding uncharacterized protein LOC141656159, whose amino-acid sequence is MAKKNKQAHQRRNDSESDPESDAENENREYERGCTVLALVGKAIDSNTKIPLQWNSRKVPFGDYKTSFSTYIGVVARERVSINYRKWPDVPQAKLDEVYEFITKGFIVREDRRKWILTRASKIWNAFKTRLRKYWLYKSDGEIRKKRTWKYRRIHQPVCDKFTATYTTPEFRAISAKFREKSQLKNSSYRGGRRGYQYFEEQVEQELLKKKSISRKFLDI